One window of Gammaproteobacteria bacterium genomic DNA carries:
- the metG gene encoding methionine--tRNA ligase, producing MPDKRRILVTAALPYANGAIHLGHLVEYIQTDIWVRFQKMQGHEIYYVCADDTHGTPIMLRAEKEGITPEQLIARFWREHTRDLAGFHVDFDNYYSTHSDETRAYSEAIYKSLDAADLIARRSVENFYDPIKQMFLPDRYIKGECPKCGAKDQYGDNCEVCGATYSPTDLKNPYSVVSGAKPERRQSEHFFFKLSDPRCGEFLRQWTRSGTLQPEAANKMDEWLKSGLQDWDISRDPPYFGFEIPGHPGKYFYVWLDAPVGYMASFKNLCAKRDLDFDAFWQKDATTELYHFIGKDILNFHALFWPAMLQHAGYRTPTKLCVHGYLTVNGEKMSKSRGTFINAESYLTLGLNPEWLRYYYAAKLNGTVEDIDLSFDDFVARVNSDLVGKYINIASRCAGFVSKRFNGVLKLPPRIFAFGSEIFGTGDDSIIAEFQDRGSAIANYYDSRDYGKALREVMALTDVANQFVDKHKPWELAKQPGQEEKLHLVCSVALNLFRLLTLYLKPVLPITAERVEKFLNIAPLKWDDAKSLLATGHSIRDYQHLLTRVDAKQIEALISANRESLQPPSPSGRGAGGEGKQARKKPLPADLLEVARKLRDQQPDAETFLWLLLRDRRLHDAKFRRQHPIEVDGQRFVVDFYCSEAKLAIEADGGQHQEQTQHDETRTSALEGVGIYVLRFWNNDVLGNTQAVLESIWNKLEERLPMQQSPSPPTPLPEGAGSKNISIDDFAKIDLRIAKIANAEHVEGAEKLLKLTLDIGEATPRTVFAGIKSAYDPATLIGRLTVMVANLAPRKMKFGLSEGMVLAASDADGKTPGLFILSPDSGAQPGMRVK from the coding sequence ATGCCTGATAAACGCCGCATTCTCGTCACCGCCGCCCTGCCCTACGCCAACGGCGCGATCCATCTCGGCCATTTGGTCGAATACATCCAGACCGATATTTGGGTGCGCTTTCAGAAAATGCAGGGGCACGAGATCTACTACGTTTGCGCCGACGACACCCACGGCACGCCGATCATGCTGCGCGCCGAGAAAGAAGGAATCACGCCCGAGCAATTAATCGCCCGTTTCTGGCGAGAGCACACCCGCGACCTCGCCGGCTTTCACGTCGACTTCGACAACTACTACTCGACACACTCCGACGAAACGCGCGCGTATAGCGAAGCCATCTATAAAAGCCTCGACGCTGCCGACTTGATCGCGCGCCGCTCGGTCGAAAACTTTTACGACCCGATCAAACAGATGTTCCTGCCGGACCGCTATATCAAAGGCGAATGCCCGAAGTGCGGCGCCAAAGATCAGTACGGCGACAACTGCGAAGTCTGCGGCGCGACCTACTCGCCGACCGATCTGAAAAATCCGTATTCGGTCGTCTCCGGCGCCAAACCGGAACGACGCCAATCCGAGCACTTCTTCTTCAAGCTGTCCGATCCGCGCTGCGGCGAATTCCTGCGTCAGTGGACCCGCTCCGGCACGTTGCAGCCGGAAGCCGCTAACAAAATGGATGAATGGTTGAAGTCGGGCTTGCAAGACTGGGATATCTCGCGCGATCCGCCCTACTTCGGGTTCGAGATCCCGGGTCACCCCGGTAAGTACTTCTACGTCTGGCTCGATGCGCCGGTCGGTTACATGGCGTCGTTCAAGAATCTGTGCGCTAAACGTGACCTCGACTTCGATGCGTTCTGGCAGAAGGACGCGACGACCGAGCTCTATCACTTCATCGGCAAAGATATTCTTAACTTCCACGCGTTGTTTTGGCCGGCAATGTTGCAGCACGCCGGTTACCGCACGCCGACCAAGCTATGCGTACACGGCTATCTCACGGTCAACGGCGAAAAGATGTCGAAGAGCCGCGGCACTTTTATCAATGCCGAGAGCTACCTGACGCTCGGCCTCAATCCGGAATGGCTGCGCTACTACTACGCCGCTAAGTTGAACGGCACGGTGGAGGACATCGATTTAAGTTTCGACGACTTCGTCGCGCGCGTGAACAGCGATCTAGTTGGCAAGTACATCAACATCGCCAGTCGCTGCGCCGGCTTCGTATCGAAGCGTTTTAACGGGGTACTGAAACTCCCGCCAAGAATTTTCGCATTTGGCTCGGAAATATTTGGGACTGGCGACGACTCCATCATCGCCGAGTTTCAGGATAGGGGCAGCGCCATCGCCAACTACTACGACTCTCGCGATTACGGCAAAGCGCTCCGTGAAGTAATGGCCTTGACCGACGTGGCTAACCAGTTCGTCGACAAACACAAACCGTGGGAACTGGCGAAACAACCTGGGCAAGAAGAAAAGCTACACCTCGTTTGCTCGGTTGCGCTCAATCTCTTCCGATTGCTTACGCTTTATCTAAAACCCGTACTACCAATAACCGCAGAACGAGTCGAAAAATTCCTCAATATCGCTCCACTGAAGTGGGACGACGCAAAATCGCTGCTTGCGACTGGACATTCGATTCGCGACTATCAACACCTGCTGACTCGTGTCGACGCCAAACAAATCGAAGCGTTGATTTCTGCAAATAGGGAAAGCCTCCAACCCCCCTCTCCCTCCGGGAGAGGGGCTGGGGGTGAGGGAAAGCAGGCACGGAAAAAGCCGCTGCCCGCCGACCTGCTGGAAGTTGCCCGCAAACTACGTGATCAACAACCCGACGCCGAAACGTTTCTTTGGTTGTTGCTGCGCGATCGGCGATTACACGATGCAAAGTTCAGAAGACAGCATCCGATCGAAGTTGACGGGCAACGATTTGTTGTCGACTTCTATTGCAGCGAGGCGAAGCTCGCGATTGAAGCCGACGGCGGACAACACCAAGAGCAGACGCAACATGACGAAACCCGCACGAGCGCGCTCGAAGGCGTCGGAATATATGTTTTGCGTTTTTGGAACAACGACGTACTTGGAAACACACAAGCCGTGCTTGAATCTATCTGGAACAAACTTGAGGAACGCTTACCTATGCAGCAATCTCCCTCACCCCCTACCCCTCTCCCGGAGGGAGCGGGGAGTAAAAATATTTCCATTGACGACTTCGCCAAAATCGATCTGCGCATCGCCAAGATCGCCAACGCCGAGCACGTCGAAGGCGCCGAGAAATTATTGAAGCTCACACTCGATATCGGCGAAGCGACACCGCGCACGGTGTTCGCCGGCATCAAGTCGGCCTATGACCCGGCAACGCTGATCGGCCGGCTGACGGTCATGGTCGCCAATCTCGCACCACGCAAAATGAAGTTTGGATTGTCGGAAGGCATGGTACTGGCCGCCTCCGACGCCGACGGCAAAACACCCGGCTTATTCATTCTTTCGCCGGATAGCGGCGCGCAGCCGGGCATGCGCGTGAAATAA
- the apbC gene encoding iron-sulfur cluster carrier protein ApbC: protein MTQVVERDVETALKQVLDPYLDQDLVTAKVVKKITVAGDKVTVDLLLGYPAQGSKDALAATVRTQVAALPGVVDVAVNVDWRVDQHSVQRGVKPLPGIKNIIAVASGKGGVGKSTVSVNLALALVIEGAKVGILDADIYGPSQPRMLGVKRKPESKDGKSLEPIEAYGLKSMSIGYLIDDETPMIWRGPMVTQALEQLLKETNWGELDYLIIDLPPGTGDTQLTLAQKVPVSGAVIVTTPQDIALLDARKGLKMFEKVNVPVLGVVENMSTHICSKCGHEEHIFGEGGGQRMADENQVSLLGQLPLDIRIRAETDSGKPTVVAEPDSKIALLYRDIARRVGARLALQKKDFSNKFPNIVIQNT from the coding sequence ATGACCCAAGTGGTGGAGCGCGACGTAGAGACGGCGCTCAAGCAGGTGCTTGACCCTTACCTCGATCAGGATTTAGTGACGGCCAAGGTGGTGAAGAAGATCACCGTTGCCGGCGACAAGGTGACGGTCGATCTCTTGCTCGGTTATCCGGCGCAGGGTTCGAAGGATGCGCTGGCGGCAACCGTGCGCACGCAGGTCGCGGCATTGCCCGGCGTCGTCGATGTCGCGGTCAACGTCGACTGGCGGGTCGATCAACATTCCGTGCAGCGCGGTGTGAAGCCGTTGCCGGGTATCAAGAACATCATTGCTGTCGCCTCCGGTAAGGGTGGTGTCGGCAAATCCACCGTGTCGGTCAATCTCGCGCTCGCGCTCGTCATCGAAGGTGCCAAGGTCGGTATTCTCGACGCCGATATTTACGGTCCGAGTCAGCCACGCATGCTGGGCGTGAAGCGCAAGCCCGAGTCCAAAGACGGCAAATCGCTCGAGCCGATCGAAGCTTATGGCTTGAAGTCGATGTCGATCGGTTATTTGATCGATGACGAGACGCCGATGATTTGGCGCGGTCCGATGGTGACGCAGGCGCTCGAGCAATTGCTGAAGGAAACGAATTGGGGCGAGCTCGATTACCTCATTATCGATCTTCCGCCCGGCACCGGCGATACGCAGCTGACGTTGGCGCAGAAGGTGCCGGTGTCCGGCGCCGTTATCGTCACCACGCCGCAAGATATCGCTCTGCTTGATGCGCGCAAGGGTCTCAAGATGTTCGAGAAGGTGAACGTGCCGGTGCTCGGTGTGGTCGAGAACATGAGCACACACATCTGCTCGAAGTGCGGTCATGAGGAACACATCTTCGGTGAAGGCGGCGGTCAACGCATGGCCGACGAGAACCAAGTGTCGTTGCTTGGCCAACTACCGCTCGACATCCGCATCCGCGCCGAGACCGACAGCGGCAAGCCGACCGTCGTGGCCGAGCCGGACAGCAAGATTGCGCTGCTGTATCGCGATATTGCCCGTCGCGTCGGTGCGCGCTTAGCGCTGCAAAAGAAAGACTTCAGCAACAAGTTTCCGAACATCGTTATTCAGAATACGTAG
- a CDS encoding dCTP deaminase: MGIKSDKWIRRMAEQHKMIEPFEAGQVKRNGSGPVVSYGTSSYGYDIRCSNEFKIFTNINCTIVDPKAFDAKSFVDFKGDVCIIPPNSFALARTVEYFRIPRDVLTICLGKSTYARCGIIVNVTPLEPEWEGHVTLEFSNTTPLPAKIYANEGVAQVLFIGGDEVCDVSYKDRGGKYQGQQGVTLPKI, encoded by the coding sequence ATGGGCATCAAATCCGATAAGTGGATCCGCCGTATGGCGGAGCAGCACAAGATGATCGAGCCGTTCGAGGCCGGTCAGGTCAAGCGCAACGGCAGCGGCCCGGTCGTGTCCTACGGCACATCGAGCTACGGTTACGATATCCGCTGTTCGAACGAATTCAAAATTTTCACCAACATCAATTGCACTATCGTCGATCCGAAAGCGTTCGACGCCAAGTCGTTCGTCGATTTCAAGGGCGATGTCTGCATCATTCCGCCGAACTCGTTCGCGTTGGCGCGCACTGTCGAGTATTTCCGAATTCCGCGCGATGTGCTGACGATTTGCTTAGGCAAGAGCACGTATGCGCGCTGCGGCATCATCGTCAATGTCACACCGCTCGAGCCGGAATGGGAAGGGCATGTGACGCTCGAGTTTTCGAATACGACGCCGTTGCCGGCGAAGATTTATGCGAACGAGGGTGTGGCACAGGTATTGTTCATCGGCGGTGATGAGGTGTGCGACGTCTCTTATAAAGATCGCGGCGGCAAGTACCAAGGTCAGCAAGGTGTCACGTTGCCGAAGATTTAA
- a CDS encoding cupin domain-containing protein, with protein sequence MKPLLTFIALCSIVSCVAVADAPAPAPIVPDQLTWAGPPDNPALKGAWVQGAEQKTGPYLLRVKLAAGGKIPPHTHPDERSSTVLAGTIYVGFGDTFDETKVVAVPTGAVYVAPANVPHYVWAKQGAAVYQEAGTGPTGTAFIRH encoded by the coding sequence ATGAAACCGCTTCTGACATTCATAGCGCTATGCAGCATCGTTTCCTGCGTCGCCGTCGCCGATGCGCCGGCACCCGCGCCTATCGTGCCGGATCAGCTAACGTGGGCCGGCCCGCCCGACAATCCCGCACTGAAGGGCGCATGGGTACAAGGCGCTGAGCAAAAAACTGGACCGTATCTACTGCGAGTGAAACTCGCCGCTGGTGGGAAGATTCCGCCGCACACGCATCCCGATGAACGTAGCAGCACAGTGCTGGCGGGTACGATTTACGTCGGCTTCGGTGACACGTTCGACGAAACGAAGGTCGTCGCCGTTCCGACCGGTGCAGTGTATGTCGCACCGGCAAATGTGCCGCACTACGTTTGGGCGAAGCAAGGTGCTGCGGTATATCAGGAAGCCGGCACGGGACCGACGGGTACGGCGTTCATTAGACACTGA
- a CDS encoding c-type cytochrome, with amino-acid sequence MNKRIKFPSDRPIAPWRRRFLTLLALVLIIVLVPLIYLAARFLPDRPVTYANIEDHFKYGSTGGERESGFPYWIWRALPQVCASHLPDNGAPRSYEAFGLVYEPGKDLPIGVMQRRHLGIDRVFLNCAVCHHSTVRDKPDAEPRVYLGMPAARLDLMAFERFMFNCAADERFRAEYIVPEVERLAGGLNAFDRYVVYPVAIGLMRERLLMLKGRLNITLNGVEWGPGRVDTFNAAKILFNIPLDRLPEHELHGAADFPSVWNQRSRQGMQLHWDGNNTKVEERNKSAAFGTGTTPATLDIDAIGRLEEWMRDVKAPPYPYPINKDLAGRGAALYKQYCVSCHGANGQDFTGDKVGQVTPIAEIGTDRGRLDSYTYELAVNQGTLYAGYPWRFQNFRKTYGYTNMPLDGIWLRGPYLHNGSVPTLRDLLEVSWRRPRVFYRGNDLYDPIKVGFVSTLAEEKGRKYFRYDTSLPSNGNLGHEGKAYGTSLPPADKDAIVEYMKTF; translated from the coding sequence ATGAACAAGCGCATCAAGTTTCCCTCCGACCGCCCGATCGCACCGTGGCGGCGGCGTTTTCTGACTCTGCTCGCGCTTGTGCTCATCATCGTTCTCGTACCGCTGATCTATCTCGCCGCTCGTTTCCTGCCTGACCGACCAGTCACATACGCCAATATCGAAGACCATTTCAAATACGGCTCAACCGGCGGCGAACGCGAATCCGGTTTTCCCTACTGGATCTGGCGGGCGTTGCCGCAAGTGTGCGCCTCGCACCTGCCCGATAACGGCGCACCGCGCAGCTACGAAGCGTTCGGCCTGGTGTACGAGCCGGGCAAAGATTTGCCGATCGGTGTCATGCAACGCCGCCACTTGGGCATCGACCGCGTATTTCTCAACTGTGCCGTATGCCATCACAGCACCGTGCGTGACAAACCCGACGCCGAGCCGCGCGTGTACCTCGGTATGCCGGCCGCGCGGCTCGACCTCATGGCGTTCGAACGGTTCATGTTCAACTGCGCCGCCGACGAACGCTTCCGTGCCGAATACATCGTACCGGAGGTCGAGCGACTGGCCGGTGGGCTCAATGCGTTCGATCGTTACGTCGTTTATCCGGTCGCCATCGGCCTGATGCGCGAACGCTTGTTGATGCTGAAAGGCCGACTCAACATCACGCTCAACGGCGTCGAGTGGGGCCCAGGACGGGTCGACACGTTCAACGCTGCCAAGATCCTGTTCAACATTCCGCTCGATCGGTTACCGGAGCACGAGCTGCACGGTGCCGCGGATTTCCCATCGGTTTGGAATCAGCGATCGCGCCAAGGCATGCAGTTACATTGGGACGGCAACAACACCAAAGTTGAAGAGCGTAACAAAAGCGCTGCCTTCGGCACCGGTACGACGCCGGCGACGCTCGACATCGATGCCATCGGCCGTCTGGAAGAATGGATGCGCGATGTCAAAGCGCCGCCGTATCCGTATCCCATTAATAAAGATCTCGCCGGCCGCGGCGCGGCGCTGTACAAGCAATATTGCGTAAGTTGCCACGGCGCAAACGGTCAGGACTTCACCGGCGATAAGGTCGGCCAGGTGACGCCGATCGCCGAGATCGGCACCGATCGCGGCCGTTTGGATTCGTATACCTACGAGCTCGCGGTCAACCAGGGCACGCTCTACGCCGGTTACCCGTGGCGTTTCCAAAACTTCCGCAAGACCTACGGCTACACCAACATGCCGCTCGACGGCATTTGGCTGCGTGGGCCGTACCTGCACAACGGCTCGGTGCCGACACTGCGCGATCTACTCGAAGTGTCGTGGCGACGACCGCGCGTGTTCTATCGCGGCAACGATCTGTACGATCCGATCAAAGTCGGCTTCGTCAGCACGCTCGCCGAAGAGAAAGGCCGCAAATATTTCCGTTACGACACGAGTCTGCCGAGCAACGGCAATCTAGGCCATGAAGGCAAAGCCTACGGCACGTCGCTGCCGCCGGCCGACAAAGACGCGATCGTCGAATACATGAAGACGTTCTAA
- a CDS encoding cytochrome c — protein MNDSERVGREIWYKATAGNARFHSYTMPQRLGVYIDWYRVLNAGERDDRFRAWGTMNDPSCCIPGKPGCPAKSLDQTYGLEWCPGDEELLKFVGKEGYRDPACSLTDTAVDLSDTHGPKDQRQSACDLAFGTSTGVLGLRKFPNPRFNAATWKKLNGSFASWNGWRQRLPRQSPGGKLSQTSDDSVEPPFLIGQACGLCHISFDPLNPPKNPSQPKWENLKGGIGNQYIRVSELLGSGMPTNSLEWQMFAHARPGTTDTSAIPSDQTNNPGTINAIINLKQRPIFANEKVIKWRKVQLCAKDAPAGSCWCEPGRDNKCWQRGEREEAVNHILKGGEDSIGAPEAVQRVYFNIGSCSEQCWVNHLTDLRQLDPQARNFGQTPFNIGQCRRDCPNFRAIEDRLPNIVSFLMSKENNATDLFVARKNERKQRNAGANYGYDDLVADLEKEFGKGAVGRGHDVFAQNCARCHSSIPENVGGPFKNRDFRALDPQTGLRADWMGNDGATKVSEVGTYRCRALHANHMTGHIYQEYGSETLRARPSDPNVREDASGGRGYYRNISLLSVWAHAPLMHNNAMGPEICGKPANKANDFDRPRYIDADGKMLPPNQQPACWAYDPSVDGRFKLYKESMHQLLNPQARKTKATLFNEEVNIAFGPKLWDGDAERELLGLTLTIPAGTKASGLGNFLHKRFIGDLVIARLRPAELQTQLVQQYGDKEGKELTALLQRTANEVMKNPTKLVDIIKREHKLLEIYSSCTDTIENGGHTFGQDLPDADKKALTAFLATL, from the coding sequence CTGAACGATTCCGAACGCGTCGGCCGCGAAATCTGGTACAAAGCGACCGCCGGCAATGCCCGCTTTCATTCGTACACGATGCCGCAGCGACTCGGCGTTTATATCGATTGGTATCGTGTGCTGAATGCCGGCGAGCGCGATGATCGCTTCCGCGCCTGGGGCACGATGAATGATCCGTCGTGCTGTATACCCGGCAAACCCGGCTGTCCGGCGAAGAGCCTCGACCAGACCTACGGTCTCGAATGGTGTCCGGGCGACGAAGAGCTGCTGAAGTTCGTCGGCAAAGAAGGCTATCGCGATCCGGCGTGCAGCCTGACCGACACCGCCGTCGATCTAAGCGATACCCATGGGCCGAAAGATCAACGGCAATCGGCGTGCGATCTCGCTTTCGGCACCTCGACCGGCGTTCTCGGCCTGCGCAAATTCCCGAACCCGCGCTTCAACGCCGCGACCTGGAAGAAACTGAACGGCAGCTTCGCCAGTTGGAACGGCTGGCGCCAGCGCTTACCGCGGCAAAGCCCCGGCGGGAAACTGAGTCAGACAAGCGACGACTCGGTCGAGCCGCCGTTCTTAATAGGTCAAGCATGCGGCCTGTGTCACATCTCGTTCGATCCGCTCAATCCGCCCAAAAACCCGTCCCAGCCGAAGTGGGAAAATTTGAAGGGCGGCATCGGCAATCAATATATCCGTGTGTCGGAGTTGCTCGGCTCCGGCATGCCGACCAACAGTCTCGAATGGCAAATGTTCGCGCACGCGCGTCCGGGCACGACCGACACCTCGGCGATCCCCAGCGACCAAACGAACAACCCGGGCACGATCAACGCCATTATCAATCTCAAACAACGGCCGATCTTCGCCAACGAGAAAGTTATTAAGTGGCGCAAAGTGCAGTTATGCGCCAAGGATGCGCCGGCCGGCAGCTGCTGGTGCGAACCCGGCCGCGACAACAAGTGCTGGCAACGTGGCGAAAGAGAAGAAGCGGTAAACCACATCCTCAAAGGCGGCGAAGACAGCATCGGTGCGCCGGAAGCGGTGCAACGCGTCTACTTTAATATTGGCTCGTGCTCCGAGCAGTGCTGGGTGAACCATCTCACCGATCTGCGTCAGCTCGACCCGCAGGCGCGCAACTTCGGCCAAACGCCGTTCAACATTGGTCAGTGCCGCCGTGATTGCCCGAACTTTCGCGCGATCGAAGATCGGCTGCCCAACATCGTCAGCTTCCTGATGTCAAAGGAGAACAACGCCACCGACTTGTTCGTCGCCCGCAAAAACGAACGCAAGCAACGCAACGCCGGCGCCAACTACGGTTACGACGACCTGGTCGCCGATCTCGAAAAAGAATTCGGCAAAGGTGCCGTCGGCCGCGGCCACGACGTGTTCGCGCAGAACTGTGCGCGTTGCCATTCGAGCATTCCGGAAAATGTCGGCGGTCCGTTCAAGAATCGCGATTTCCGCGCGCTCGATCCGCAAACCGGTCTGCGCGCCGATTGGATGGGTAACGACGGCGCCACCAAAGTCAGCGAAGTCGGCACTTACCGTTGCCGCGCGCTGCATGCGAACCACATGACCGGCCACATTTATCAAGAGTACGGCTCGGAAACATTGCGGGCGCGACCATCTGATCCGAACGTGCGCGAGGACGCCAGCGGCGGTCGCGGCTACTACCGCAACATCTCGTTACTGAGTGTTTGGGCACACGCGCCATTGATGCACAACAACGCCATGGGTCCGGAAATCTGTGGCAAGCCGGCGAACAAGGCGAACGATTTCGATCGGCCGCGTTATATCGACGCCGACGGCAAGATGCTGCCGCCAAATCAACAGCCGGCATGCTGGGCCTACGATCCGAGCGTCGACGGCCGTTTCAAGCTATATAAGGAATCGATGCATCAATTGCTGAACCCGCAAGCACGCAAAACCAAGGCGACGCTATTCAACGAAGAAGTAAACATCGCCTTCGGACCGAAACTGTGGGACGGCGACGCCGAGCGCGAGCTGCTCGGCCTGACGCTGACGATTCCGGCCGGCACTAAGGCCAGCGGCCTCGGCAACTTCCTACACAAACGTTTCATCGGCGATCTCGTGATCGCGCGGTTGCGCCCAGCGGAGCTGCAGACACAGTTGGTACAACAATACGGCGACAAGGAAGGCAAAGAGCTAACCGCGTTGCTACAGCGTACCGCCAACGAAGTAATGAAGAATCCAACTAAGTTGGTCGACATCATTAAGCGCGAGCACAAGTTGCTGGAGATTTACAGCAGTTGCACCGACACCATCGAGAACGGCGGCCACACCTTCGGGCAAGATCTGCCCGACGCCGATAAGAAGGCGCTGACCGCCTTTCTCGCAACTCTATAA